The sequence below is a genomic window from Rhizobium gallicum bv. gallicum R602sp.
GCCTGCCACCAAAGGATCCGGACCATGACTGCCCGACACACTAAAGTTCTCATCATCGGCTCCGGTCCCGCGGGCTATACGGCCGCAGTCTATGCGGCACGCGCAATGCTGAAGCCGGTGCTGATCGCCGGGATGGAGCAAGGCGGGCAGTTGATGATCACGACGGATGTCGAGAACTATCCGGGCTTTGCCGATCCGATCCAGGGCCCGTGGCTGATGGACCAGATGCTGCAGCAGGCCAAGCATGTCGGCGCAGAGATCGTCAGCGACATCGTCACCGAGGTCGAGACGAACCAGCGGCCCTTCGTGGCGCGCACCGACAGCGGCCAGGTCTGGACCGCCGATACACTGATCATTGCGACCGGCGCCAAGGCAAAATGGCTCGGCATCGAAAGCGAACAGCATTTCCAGGGCTTTGGCGTTTCAGCCTGCGCCACATGCGATGGCTTCTTCTATCGCAACAAGGACGTCATCGTCGTTGGCGGCGGCAACAGCGCCGTCGAGGAAGCCCTTTATCTTTCCAACATCGCGAAGTCGGTGACGGTGGTGCATCGCCGTGATGCGTTCCGCGCCGAAAAGATCCTGCAGGAGCGCATCTTCTCGAAGGAGAATGTGACGGTTCTTTGGAACACCGAAGTCGCCGAAATCACCGGCATGCCGGCGAAACCGCCGATGCCGCCCTCCGTTGCCGGCGCGCGCTTGCGCGATACCCGCACCGGCGCCATCAGCGACGTTTCGGTCGATGGCGTCTTCGTGGCGATCGGCCATGCACCGGCAACCGAACTTTTCAAGGGCAAGCTCAAGCTCAAGGACAACGGCTATCTCTGGACCGCTCCGGATTCGACCGCAACCAGCATAGAGGGGATCTATGCTGCGGGTGACGTGACGGACGATACCTTCCGGCAGGCGGTTACCGCCGCCGGCATGGGATGCATGGCCGCCCTCGAAGCCGAGCGTTATCTCACGGGCCACATGCCCGTCGCCGTGGCCGCGGAGTAAAATCGGCTATGAGGGGTGGGGGGATGCCATTGGATTGGGACAAGCTGCGTATTTTTCACGCGGCTGCCGAGGCCGGTTCGTTTACGCATGCGGCCGACAAACTGCATCTCTCCCAATCCGCGATCAGCCGTCAGGTGAGCGCGCTGGAGCAGGACGTCGGCACCAAACTCTTCCACCGCCATGCCCGCGGCCTGATCCTGACGGAACAGGGCGAACTGCTCTATCGCACCGCCCATGATGTGCTGCTGAAGCTCGAAACGGTGAAGATGCAGCTGACGGAAACGACCGAAACGCCCAGCGGCAAGTTGCGGGTGACCACCACCGTCGGCCTCGGCCAGGGCTGGCTGACGGACAAGATCCAGGAGTTCATGCAGCTCTATCCGGACGTTCAGATCCAGCTCATTCTCGACAACGAGGAACTGGACGTGAACATGCGTCACGCAGATTGCGCCATCCGCCTGCGCCAACCGCAGCAGTCGGATCTCATTCAGCGCAAGCTCTTCACCGTGCATATGCACGTCTATGCCGCCCCCTCCTATATTAACCGCTATGGCGAGCCTCAGTCGGTCGAGGATCTGGACAATCACCGCATCATCACCTTCGGTGAGCCCGCCCCCAGCTATCTGCTGGACGTAAACTGGCTGGAGATCGCCGGCCGCTCTTCGGACAACAAGCGGATTCCGCATCTGCAGATCAACAGCCAGACCTCGATCAAGCGCGCCTGCCTGCTTGGCATCGGCGTCGCCTGCATGCCGGATTACATCGTCGGACGCGATCCGGGTCTCATCCAGTTAGCGATCAACGCCGACGTGCCCTCGTTCGACACCTATTTCTGCTATCCGGACGAAATCAAGAATGCCGCAAAGCTGAAGGCATTCCGCGATTTTATCGTCAGCAAGGCGAGAAACTGGAACTTCTGATTCCCGTTTTTGTTCACTCAAACGCAGACCATGCAACCAACGCATGACTGGCATGCACAAAAGAGGGTTGCCGTTTGCTCAATTAAACACCATATCGCACTCAGCTGATGCACATGGTGGCTTTTCCTCCCAGTTCCACCGCATTAGCTGTTCCCCTCTGGAGGTTTTTGACCTTCACACCTTAAAGGGCCCCGAACTTTCGGCGGCCCTCTTTTTTTGCCCAGAATCGCTGCATTGCAACATAATTTGTGCAGCGCATGGCAGGCATGCATAATAATGCATTGAAAGCTGCCCAAGAAAGCACCATATCGCACCTAGCTGATGCACTTCGGTGGCTTCTCTCCCAGTGCCACCGCATTAGCTGTTCCCCTCTGGAGGTTTTTTGACCTTCACACCTTAAGGGCCCCGAGCTTTCGGCGGCCCTTTTTTTTGCTTAAAATTTAGGCGCCCTTCAAAGCCGAACAGCTCACGCCCTCGTGATTTGCATATCGAAAAGCGACGATCCATATATCGAAAGAATTCGATTTATAGTTCGGCACAAGACGATGGATAGAGATGAAATCCTGAAAGCGCTTTCCCATCCGATGCGGGTGGAAATCCTCAATTGGCTGAAAGATCCGAAGGAGCACTTCTCCTCCCAGGAGCACCCGTTGGAAATGGGTGTCTGTGCCAGCCAGTTCGAGCGCTGCGGCCTTTCACAATCGACCGTATCCGCTCATCTAGCAACATTGAGCCGCGCCGGCCTCGTCACGACCAGGCGCGTTGGCCAATGGATTTTCTACAAGCGCAACGAAGAAACGATCGCTGCCTTCCTCAAGCAACTCAGCCAGGATCTGTGACAGCCGGATCGACCTCGTCGCCACCGCACTTGCCTATCTCTCCGCCGGGTCGAGTTTGCCCACAGTGGCGGAGTGATCCTCCCGCCCCGCCAGAACAGGAAAGGACTTCCATGAACAAGCTTCTCGAGCCCGCGCAGATTGGCGACATTGCCGTCAGGAACCGCATCGTCATGGCACCGCTGACCCGCAACCGCTCGCCCGGTGCGATCCCGAACGATTTGAACGTCGAATATTATCGCCAGCGCGCCACAGCCGGCCTCATCATCACCGAGGCAACGGCCATCACACACCAGGGCCAAGGTTACGCCGACGTTCCCGGCCTCTACAAGAAGGAAGCCCTCGATGGCTGGAAGCGCGTGACGGATGCCGTGCATGCAGGCGGTGGCAAGATCGTCGTGCAGATGTGGCATGTCGGTCGCATCTCGCACACCACGCTGCAGCCGAACGGCGGCAAACCTGTCTCCTCAACCAATAAAGTCGCGACGGCGAAGACCTATCTGGTCAACGCCGATGGCACCGGCAGCTTCGCGGAAACCTCCGAGCCGCGTGCGCTCGAGACATCTGAAATTCCCGGCATCATCGAGGATTATCGCAAGGCAGCGCGCGCTGCGATCGACGCAGGCTTCGATGGCGTCGAAATCCACGGCGCAAACGGCTACCTGCTCGACCAATTCCTGCGCGATGGTATCAACGACCGTACCGACCAGTATGGCGGTTCGATCGAACATCGCGCTCGCTTCACCTTCGAGGTGGCAGATGCCGTGACACGCGAAATCGGTGCCGGCCGCACGGC
It includes:
- a CDS encoding alkene reductase; translated protein: MNKLLEPAQIGDIAVRNRIVMAPLTRNRSPGAIPNDLNVEYYRQRATAGLIITEATAITHQGQGYADVPGLYKKEALDGWKRVTDAVHAGGGKIVVQMWHVGRISHTTLQPNGGKPVSSTNKVATAKTYLVNADGTGSFAETSEPRALETSEIPGIIEDYRKAARAAIDAGFDGVEIHGANGYLLDQFLRDGINDRTDQYGGSIEHRARFTFEVADAVTREIGAGRTAIRISPVTPSGESYDSNPQALFTYVVEGLARYELAYVHVIEGQTGGERDYTQGTNPPFDYKNLRQTYEKAGGHANWMVNNGYDRQMAIDAVESGRADLVAFGKPFIANPDLVERLQKNLPLNTPDQATFYGGGARGYIDYPLLEKVA
- a CDS encoding LysR family transcriptional regulator VtlR; this encodes MPLDWDKLRIFHAAAEAGSFTHAADKLHLSQSAISRQVSALEQDVGTKLFHRHARGLILTEQGELLYRTAHDVLLKLETVKMQLTETTETPSGKLRVTTTVGLGQGWLTDKIQEFMQLYPDVQIQLILDNEELDVNMRHADCAIRLRQPQQSDLIQRKLFTVHMHVYAAPSYINRYGEPQSVEDLDNHRIITFGEPAPSYLLDVNWLEIAGRSSDNKRIPHLQINSQTSIKRACLLGIGVACMPDYIVGRDPGLIQLAINADVPSFDTYFCYPDEIKNAAKLKAFRDFIVSKARNWNF
- the trxB gene encoding thioredoxin-disulfide reductase, which codes for MTARHTKVLIIGSGPAGYTAAVYAARAMLKPVLIAGMEQGGQLMITTDVENYPGFADPIQGPWLMDQMLQQAKHVGAEIVSDIVTEVETNQRPFVARTDSGQVWTADTLIIATGAKAKWLGIESEQHFQGFGVSACATCDGFFYRNKDVIVVGGGNSAVEEALYLSNIAKSVTVVHRRDAFRAEKILQERIFSKENVTVLWNTEVAEITGMPAKPPMPPSVAGARLRDTRTGAISDVSVDGVFVAIGHAPATELFKGKLKLKDNGYLWTAPDSTATSIEGIYAAGDVTDDTFRQAVTAAGMGCMAALEAERYLTGHMPVAVAAE
- a CDS encoding ArsR/SmtB family transcription factor, encoding MDRDEILKALSHPMRVEILNWLKDPKEHFSSQEHPLEMGVCASQFERCGLSQSTVSAHLATLSRAGLVTTRRVGQWIFYKRNEETIAAFLKQLSQDL